From Aspergillus chevalieri M1 DNA, chromosome 4, nearly complete sequence, a single genomic window includes:
- a CDS encoding type I iterative PKS (COG:I;~EggNog:ENOG410PG86;~InterPro:IPR016036,IPR030918,IPR016035,IPR001031, IPR018201,IPR042104,IPR014030,IPR001227,IPR029058, IPR014031,IPR006162,IPR014043,IPR020806,IPR020807, IPR016039,IPR020841,IPR009081,IPR036736;~PFAM:PF00550,PF12697,PF02801,PF00698,PF14765, PF00109;~SMCOG1022:Beta-ketoacyl synthase;~antiSMASH:Cluster_4.5;~go_function: GO:0004315 - 3-oxoacyl-[acyl-carrier-protein] synthase activity [Evidence IEA];~go_function: GO:0016740 - transferase activity [Evidence IEA];~go_function: GO:0016746 - transferase activity, transferring acyl groups [Evidence IEA];~go_function: GO:0016788 - hydrolase activity, acting on ester bonds [Evidence IEA];~go_function: GO:0031177 - phosphopantetheine binding [Evidence IEA];~go_process: GO:0006633 - fatty acid biosynthetic process [Evidence IEA];~go_process: GO:0009058 - biosynthetic process [Evidence IEA]), with protein MQQREVTNCTIYQVSSISGPFISSGLPETLDVKVNTIDSIREGPFPDTGFNTTGKFSQSNIAIIGYSGRYPDSASNEEFWDLILAGRDVHRTIPEDRFDWEAHYDPTGKRKNTSRVKYGCFIKEPGVFDAPFFNMSPRESENADPAQRLTITSAYEAIEMAGLVPNTTPSTQQDRIGVFYGMTSDDWREVHSGQDVDTYYVPGGNRAFLPGRISYFFRFCGPSLCIDTACSSSLAAIETACTYLWRGKVDTALAGGVNILTSPDSFSGLDRGHFLTTKGNCNAFDDEADGYCRSDGVGTVILKRFEDAIADNDIIHGVIRGALTNHCGRTDSITRPFDGDQASLFNNVMRSAGVDPLDVTYVEMHGTGTQAGDAAEMKSVLSVFGPNQQKRRKNPLHLGTVKANIGHAESASGVSSLVKVLMMMKHNTIPPHCGIKTRINHTYPTNLAEMNVHIPFKPVPWSREEIPREKRIAFLNNFSAAGGNTALLLEDAPPFRGPQPTKRDQRAGLPVAVTAKNNKSLKMNIEGLVAYLKENPEASLSSLSYTTTARRIHHGYRVIVTGSDVESIRNDLQSTLPGIDNHKPIPTAAKIPKITMVFTGQGIAYQGIGKQLFDCVPSFKVDVLRFNNIVERQGFPSFLALVTGVADSAEDTPPIVTQLGLVCIQMALYGLWKRLGVSPVATVGHSLGEYPALYAAGVLTAAEVIYLVGTRARLLSERAVLGAYGMLAVKQSTDLILPELTDTACTVACLNQPSSNVISGPTEQLMQLKSRLADKGVDSIPLEIPYAFHSTQVDPILEDFRKVADGVRFNAPSVPYFSPLLGKVIPAGDTESLDASYFVSACRQPVDFQAAIAAASSGGLVQANTLWLEIGSHPACSGMIKGVLGRESLTLASLRKNTDAWLALTTGLETLYSHGIDIDWYEYHKGPSDVPQPEMLLLPRYAWNLKNYWIPYRNNFCLSKGDLVQDVKADVPRYLSPSVQKVVEEDHNSEISTILAESDIHDERLASIFEGHVVNNALICPSSLYAEVALTITKYMMRKVAKDTEAIGLDVSDMTAPNPLVSRLDTEPQLYRVSASADWHNDLISFQIFSVNDQGKKTLVHANFVVRLTPKQAWLDEFKRNGYLIQSRIASLHASADGGTGGANKLKRRIVYQLFSAIVNYGDSFQGMQEVTLDSENHEATARISFQVDENGFTFNPCWIDSLGHIAGFIMNSSDASPFKTGVFINAGWEHMRCAVDFVKGKEYEVHSRMQLRTGNTYIGDTYILEDQKVVAVYEGVRFQGVPRHVLDRLPHQRTSPQIPQQVPVQKKQTSRPVLKQVPKNTTARPYIGTRVMAIIAREAGVDLTEMGPHDDFVNHGIDSLLSLTICGKVQDELGVDVPSTLFLDYPTPKELIAFFGPADEEGLSTLDTPTESRSSNDDSGYKTDSTDTETDDSVIDVIRTTIASETGVLVSDLTPTTPFNELGIDSLLSLTISGKLAESLKIGLSTGIFMENDNLEALSKSLGLSQTPNPKPKPKKQQAQAVVPVQSQEPSQKPGSGPHATSNLLWGNPQMAEKIIFFFPAGSGSSSSYASLPKLESGTAAYGLNCPWMKTPWDMPSTLAQMVGKYVEEIRRLQPVGPYYLGGWSAGGICAYEAAQQLARAGQTTERLILIDSPNPVGLTNPPRRLADFFQSLGLYGSKNKRAPPIWVRPHFDAFIRMLDDYQVQAWDEEWTVPAPQTHLVYARDGVCNKPDMPWPEMGPDAPREMVWLVNNRTDFSGEGWASLVGQEMRITVLSDVNHFSIIAPGPHMVDVARFIQRAVL; from the exons ATGCAACAACGCGAGGTCACAAACTGCACTATCTATCAAGTTTCATCCATCAGTGGCCCTTTCATATCCTCTGGACTACCGGAAACCCTGGATGTGAAGGTAAACACCATCGATTCCATAAGGGAGGGGCCCTTTCCTGACACTGGATTCAATACGACCGGCAAATTTTCCCAGTCAAACATTGCCATAATTGGCTATTCAGGCAGATATCCCGACTCAGCTTCCAACGAGGAATTCTGGGATTTGATACTCGCTGGCCGTGACGTGCATCGTACAATCCCGGAAGACAGATTCGACTGGGAAGCCCATTACGATCCTACCGGCAAGCGTAAAAACACCAGCCGTGTGAAGTATGGTTGCTTCATCAAGGAGCCAGGTGTCTTCGACGCACCATTTTTCAACATGTCTCCACGGGAGTCTGAGAATGCGGATCCTGCGCAGCGATTGACTATTACTTCTGCCTACGAAGCCATTGAGATGGCTGGTCTCGTTCCCAATACGACTCCATCCACCCAGCAAGACCGCATTGGGGTTTTCTATGGAATGACCAGTGATGACTGGCGTGAAGTCCACAGTGGGCAGGATGTTGATACGTACTATGTCCCAGGAGGAAACCGCGCTTTCTTACCGGGTCGCATCAGTTATTTCTTTCGATTCTGCGGACCCAGCTTGTGTATCGACACGGCTTGCTCGTCCAGTCTTGCAGCCATTGAAACTGCTTGCACATACTTGTGGCGAGGTAAAGTCGATACGGCCTTGGCCGGCGGTGTTAACATTTTGACCAGTCCGGACAGTTTCTCTGGGCTGGACCGAGGCCACTTTCTGACTACCAAAG GGAACTGTAATGCTTTCGACGACGAGGCCGATGGATACTGTCGCTCTGATGGCGTCGGAACCGTCATTTTGAAGCGATTCGAGGATGCTATCGCAGACAACGACATCATCCATGGTGTGATTCGTGGAGCACTCACGAACCACTGTGGCCGCACGGACTCTATCACTCGCCCCTTTGACGGTGACCAGGCGAGCCTGTTCAACAACGTCATGCGAAGCGCTGGAGTCGATCCTCTTGATGTGACCTACGTCGAGATGCACGGCACGGGCACTCAAGCAGGTGATGCTGCGGAGATGAAGTCGGTGCTATCTGTTTTCGGGCCCAATCaacaaaagagaagaaagaatcCTCTCCACCTCGGCACTGTCAAGGCAAATATCGGACACGCCGAGTCAGCTTCCGGAGTCTCGTCGCTGGTCAAAgtattgatgatgatgaagcaTAACACTATTCCACCGCACTGCGGCATCAAGACTAGGATCAATCACACATACCCGACAAACTTGGCTGAAATGAACGTGCACATTCCCTTCAAGCCTGTGCCGTGGAGCAGAGAGGAAATCCCTCGAGAAAAACGCATTGCGTTCCTGAACAATTTCAGTGCGGCTGGGGGTAACACAGCCCTGCTTCTCGAAGACGCTCCTCCATTTCGTGGGCCACAACCAACAAAACGAGACCAGCGTGCGGGTTTACCAGTAGCTGTGACGGCGAAGAATAACAAGTCGCTCAAGATGAACATCGAGGGACTCGTTGCTTACCTCAAGGAGAACCCGGAGGCCTCACTTTCTTCACTGTCATATACCACCACTGCGCGAAGAATACACCACGGATACCGGGTTATCGTGACTGGATCGGACGTGGAATCCATTCGAAATGACCTGCAAAGCACTCTTCCTGGTATCGATAACCACAAGCCAATTCCGACAGCGGCCAAAATACCCAAGATCACGATGGTATTCACCGGACAAGGTATCGCTTACCAGGGGATTGGCAAGCAACTGTTCGACTGCGTCCCTTCGTTCAAGGTGGACGTCTTACGCTTCAACAACATCGTCGAGCGACAAGGATTCCCAAGCTTTCTCGCCCTTGTAACCGGTGTCGCTGACAGCGCCGAAGATACACCACCGATAGTCACGCAACTTGGTCTTGTTTGCATCCAGATGGCACTGTACGGTCTTTGGAAGCGTCTTGGAGTTTCTCCAGTGGCCACCGTTGGCCACAGTCTTGGGGAGTACCCGGCATTGTATGCTGCAGGTGTCCTGACAGCCGCAGAAGTGATCTACCTAGTTGGTACACGGGCTCGTTTGCTATCCGAAAGGGCCGTCCTAGGAGCATATGGTATGCTTGCCGTTAAGCAATCCACCGATCTTATCCTCCCCGAGCTCACTGACACCGCCTGTACTGTGGCCTGTCTCAACCAGCCCTCGAGCAATGTTATCAGCGGTCCAACAGAGCAATTGATGCAGTTGAAGTCTCGGTTAGCAGACAAGGGTGTTGACAGTATCCCTCTGGAGATCCCCTATGCCTTCCATTCGACTCAAGTTGATCCAATCCTGGAGGATTTCAGGAAGGTTGCAGATGGGGTTCGGTTTAACGCTCCTTCGGTTCCTTACTTTTCACCGCTTTTGGGAAAGGTTATCCCGGCAGGTGACACTGAGTCTCTCGACGCCTCGTATTTCGTCAGCGCATGCCGCCAACCAGTGGACTTCCAGGCTGCAATTGCAGCAGCTTCATCTGGAGGCTTAGTCCAAGCAAATACACTATGGCTggagattggatcccacCCAGCTTGCTCGGGCATGATCAAGGGAGTCCTTGGTCGCGAAAGTCTCACGCTTGCTTCGCTTCGGAAGAACACAGATGCCTGGTTGGCGCTCACGACCGGTTTAGAGACACTGTACTCGCACGGAATTGATATTGATTGGTACGAATACCACAAGGGCCCGTCAGATGTGCCACAGCCGGAAATGTTATTGCTGCCGCGGTATGCTTGGAACCTGAAGAATTACTGGATTCCTTACCGGAACAATTTCTGCCTGAGTAAAGGCGACCTAGTTCAGGATGTCAAAGCCGATGTGCCGCGATATCTCTCTCCTTCCGTCCAgaaggtggttgaagaagatcaCAATTCTGAAATATCGACCATCCTGGCTGAATCGGATATCCACGATGAGCGATTGGCTTCTATCTTCGAAGGACATGTTGTTAACAATGCGCTGATTTGTCCATCC TCTCTGTACGCAGAAGTTGCACTCACGATAACTAAGTACATGATGCGGAAAGTCGCCAAAGATACCGAAGCCATCGGGTTAGATGTATCCGACATGACGGCACCAAACCCGTTGGTCTCTCGACTAGACACAGAACCCCAGCTATACCGTGTATCAGCATCTGCAGACTGGCATAACGATCTTATCTCGTTCCAGATCTTCAGTGTCAACGACCAAGGCAAGAAGACTCTGGTACATGCCAACTTTGTGGTCCGTCTCACACCAAAGCAAGCCTGGCTAGACGAATTCAAACGCAATGGCTACCTCATCCAAAGCCGGATTGCTTCCCTTCATGCTAGCGCTGATGGCGGTACTGGTGGCGCGAACAAGCTTAAACGACGCATCGTCTACCAACTCTTCTCAGCTATTGTCAATTACGGTGACAGCTTCCAGGGTATGCAAGAGGTCACTCTGGATAGTGAGAACCATGAGGCTACGGCGCGGATATCTTTCCAAGTTGACGAAAACGGATTCACGTTCAACCCGTGCTGGATCGACAGCCTTGGACATATCGCCGGGTTTATCATGAATAGCAGCGATGCTAGCCCGTTCAAGACGGGGGTGTTCATCAACGCTGGTTGGGAGCACATGCGGTGTGCTGTTGATTTTGTCAAGGGAAAGGAATATGAGGTTCACAGCCGCATGCAGCTTCGGACTGGGAATACATATATCGGCGATACGTATATCCTGGAGGACCAGAAGGTTGTGGCAGTATATGAGGGCGTTAGG TTCCAAGGCGTTCCTCGACATGTCCTCGACCGGCTGCCGCATCAAAGGACCAGTCCTCAAATTCCACAGCAAGTCCCTGTTCAAAAGAAACAAACGTCCCGCCCAGTTCTCAAACAGGTACCGAAGAATACAACAGCAAGACCATACATTGGTACCCGGGTGATGGCGATTATCGCAAGGGAGGCTGGCGTCGACTTGACAGAAATGGGTCCTCATGACGATTTTGTCAACCACGGTATCGACTCGCTTTTGTCTTTGACAATATGCGGCAAAGTCCAGGATGAGCTGGGCGTCGATGTACCATCCACTCTCTTCCTTGACTATCCCACTCCAAAGGAGCTCATTGCCTTCTTTGGCCCAGCGGATGAAGAGGGGCTATCAACTCTGGACACGCCCACGGAGAGTCGGAGTAGCAATGACGACTCCGGATACAAGACTGATTCAACCGACACCGAAACAGACGATTCAGTCATCGATGTTATTCGCACGACAATTGCCAGTGAAACCGGTGTTCTTGTTAGTGACTTGACGCCCACTACTCCGTTTAATGAGTTGGGAATCGATTCGCTATTGTCTCTGACAATCTCCGGTAAACTGGCCGAAAGTCTCAAAATTGGTCTCTCGACGGGCATTTTCATGGAGAATGATAATCTCGAGGCTCTCAGCAAGTCTCTCGGTCTGTCCCAGACCCCAAATCCAAAACCGAAGCCAAAGAAGCAGCAAGCTCAAGCCGTTGTTCCCGTCCAGTCTCAAGAACCTAGCCAGAAACCGGGGTCTGGACCACACGCCACCTCCAACCTACTCTGGGGCAATCCCCAGATGGCAGAGAAAATtatattcttcttcccagCCGGCTCAGGCTCTTCGTCCTCTTACGCCTCTCTACCAAAGCTTGAGTCTGGTACCGCCGCATACGGTCTTAATTGCCCTTGGATGAAGACACCCTGGGACATGCCGAGCACACTGGCTCAAATGGTCGGCAAGTATGTGGAAGAAATCCGTCGCCTTCAGCCCGTCGGACCATACTATCTCGGCGGTTGGTCCGCAGGAGGTATATGTGCATACGAGGCAGCACAACAACTAGCTCGAGCTGGCCAGACAACGGAACGACTGATCCTCATCGACTCGCCCAACCCCGTCGGGCTGACGAATCCGCCCAGGCGTCTCGCTGATTTCTTTCAGAGTCTCGGGCTCTACGGGAGCAAGAATAAGAGGGCTCCGCCGATATGGGTGCGTCCGCACTTTGACGCTTTTATTCGAATGTTGGATGACTATCAAGTTCAGGCCTGGGATGAGGAGTGGACGGTGCCAGCACCACAGACTCATCTTGTGTATGCACGCGATGGTGTTTGCAATAAGCCGGATATGCCATGGCCTGAGATGGGGCCTGATGCTCCCCGCGAGATGGTTTGGCTGGTCAATAACCGGACGGATTTCAGCGGTGAGGGGTGGGCGTCTTTGGTTGGTCAGGAGATGCGCATTACAGTGCTGAGTGATGTGAATCATTTCTCGATTATTGCTCCTGGTCCGCATATGGTTGATGTTGCTAGGTTCATTCAACGGGCTGTGTTGTAA
- a CDS encoding putative secondary metabolism biosynthetic enzyme (COG:I;~EggNog:ENOG410PG86;~InterPro:IPR032088;~PFAM:PF16073;~antiSMASH:Cluster_4.5), translated as MASSEVFIFGDQTVAFEPTLHRLLHVKDDVLLSDFFDRVGFQLRRYVSSLPAHQQAWFPLFTTLLDLFAQHEKVYSVPALKFALLCATEIGQFIRHLVQTTRPYPVAASTYLVGACTGSFPAAAISTSQTLSELLPAAVEAVLVSLKLGLHSLIVRYDIEASVPGQPKSWSALVDVEVTEAADKITAYNADKASNLPLILTCAQS; from the exons ATGGCATCTTCAGAAGTTTTCATCTTTGGTGATCAAACCGTAGCTTTCGAGCCCACGCTGCACCGGCTACTGCATGTCAAGGACGACGTATTGTTGTCCGACTTCTTTGATCGAGTCGGTTTTCAATTAAGACGTTACGTTTCCAGCCTCCCAGCCCACCAGCAGGCCTGGTTTCCTCTTTTCACCACGTTGCTCGACCTCTTTGCCCAGCATGAAAAAGTATATTCTGTCCCGGCGCTAAAGTTTGCCCTTCTCTGTGCCACAGAAATTGGCCAGTTCATCAG ACACCTTGTGCAGACCACTCGACCATATCCAGTTGCCGCCAGCACGTACCTTGTCGGTGCCTGCACGGGGTCTTTCCCCGCAGCCGCGATTAGCACCTCTCAGACTTTGTCAGAACTTCTTCCGGCAGCTGTTGAAGCCGTTCTTGTCTCTTTGAAACTAGGGCTTCACTCTCTCATCGTGCGATACGACATCGAGGCTTCTGTTCCTGGCCAGCCCAAGTCATGGTCAGCTCTCGTTGACGTCGAGGTCACTGAGGCGGCCGACAAGATTACAGCATATAATGCCGACAAGGCAAGCAATCTTCCTCTCATATTGACCTGTGCACAAAGCTAA
- a CDS encoding isocitrate/isopropylmalate dehydrogenase family protein (COG:E;~EggNog:ENOG410Q2HG;~InterPro:IPR024084,IPR011829;~PFAM:PF00180;~antiSMASH:Cluster_4.5;~go_function: GO:0016616 - oxidoreductase activity, acting on the CH-OH group of donors, NAD or NADP as acceptor [Evidence IEA];~go_function: GO:0051287 - NAD binding [Evidence IEA];~go_process: GO:0055114 - oxidation-reduction process [Evidence IEA]), which translates to MASKPTYRIASIPGDGIGPEVVSATIQAVTKLSHTLGTFDIEFTYLPWGTEYYKEHGKYVSDNYLEELRQFSAALFGAVGDPNVPDHISLWGLLLALRSPLQLYANVRPVRTFPGTKCKLNTTKQINWMLVRENSEGEYSGQGGRSHIDHPWEAATEIAIFTRVGIERIMRFAFETAQSRPKKRLTVVTKSNSMRHGMVLWDKVAAEVAGDFPDVSWDKMLVDAMTVRMVDKPESLDTIVGTNLHMDILSDLAAALAGSIGVAPSANLDPTRKNPSIFEPVHGSAFDITGKGVANPVATFWSAAEMLNWLGEREAAGKFMKCVERVCEGGVLTADLGGKAKTQDVVDALCAEIEELA; encoded by the exons ATGGCATCTAAGCCTACCTACCGCATCGCCTCGATCCCCGGCGATGGCATCGGTCCCGAAGTGGTCAGCGCCACAATCCAGGCCGTTACCAAACTATCTCACACTCTTGGGACATTCGATATCGAATTTACCTATCTTCCTTGGGGAACTGAGTACTACAAGGAACATGGGAAATACGTCTCCGACAACTATCTGGAGGAGTTGCGCCAGTT CTCAGCAGCCCTCTTCGGTGCCGTGGGCGACCCCAACGTCCCAGACCATATCTCCCTCTGGGGCCTGTTGCTCGCCCTCCGCAGCCCCCTCCAACTCTATGCCAACGTCCGCCCTGTCCGCACCTTCCCAGGAACAAAATGCAAACTCAACACAACCAAGCAAATCAACTGGATGCTCGTCCGCGAGAACTCCGAAGGTGAGTACTCCGGCCAAGGCGGCCGCTCGCACATCGACCACCCCTGGGAAGCAGCGACTGAAATCGCGATCTTCACGCGCGTGGGCATCGAGCGGATCATGCGGTTTGCGTTTGAGACGGCGCAGTCACGGCCGAAGAAGCGGCTTACTGTTGTTACGAAGAGTAACTCGATGAGACATGGGATGGTGCTTTGGGATAAGGTTGCTGCGGAGGTCGCGGGGGATTTCCCGGATGTGAGCTGGGATAAGATGCTTGTTGATGCTATGACTGTTCGGATGGTTGACAAGCCTGAGTCGTTGGATACTATCGTCGGAACGAATTTGCATATGGATATTTTGTCTGATTTGGCTGCTGCGCTGGCAGGGTCGATTGGGGTTGCGCCATCGGCGAATTTGGATCCTACGAGGAAGAATCCGTCGATTTTTGAACCTGTACATGGGAGTGCGTTTGATATTACGGGGAAGGGTGTTGCAAATCCCGTGGCGACGTTTTGGTCTGCGGCTGAGATGCTGAATTGGTTGGGAGAGAGGGAGGCAGCGGGAAAGTTTATGAAGTGTGTCGAGAGGGTTTGTGAGGGGGGTGTTCTTACAGCTGATCTTGGTGGGAAGGCGAAGACGCAGGATGTTGTTGATGCGCTTTgtgctgagattgaggagcTTGCTTAG
- a CDS encoding phenylalanine--tRNA ligase (BUSCO:EOG09262N0U;~COG:J;~EggNog:ENOG410PFED;~InterPro:IPR006195,IPR005121,IPR004530,IPR002319, IPR036690;~PFAM:PF01409,PF03147;~antiSMASH:Cluster_4.5;~go_component: GO:0005737 - cytoplasm [Evidence IEA];~go_function: GO:0000049 - tRNA binding [Evidence IEA];~go_function: GO:0000166 - nucleotide binding [Evidence IEA];~go_function: GO:0004812 - aminoacyl-tRNA ligase activity [Evidence IEA];~go_function: GO:0004826 - phenylalanine-tRNA ligase activity [Evidence IEA];~go_function: GO:0005524 - ATP binding [Evidence IEA];~go_process: GO:0006432 - phenylalanyl-tRNA aminoacylation [Evidence IEA];~go_process: GO:0043039 - tRNA aminoacylation [Evidence IEA]), whose translation MRLLATGRALRASSGRWSIAAPRHSILPLVHRPENWLTPRRGWSSTVARRTEENADAAMIAGLNHGKKQNQQKDALTIEGQSYKTDEWTNARETILSHVGRQLYLDENHPLAITRKLIESQFPNPIYGNYAETNPVVSTKDNFDILGFPSDHPGRSRTDTYYINETTLLRTHTSAHQQAYFQQINRNESTRPEERGYTVVADVYRRDAIDRSHYPVFHQMEGAMLWKRPDQESLNRSSETAAAIMEDLKRIPTHDVVVEDPNPTVHAERNPLQAEHHTQEEVEAIAAHLKRSLEKMVIKIFTEASKAAAAHAGGAAETEPLKVRWVEAYFPFTSPSWELEVFWQGDWLEILGCGVIKQDLLINSDVPNRVGWAFGLGLERIAMLLFNIPDIRLFWSRDPRFLSQFKEGKITRFEPFSKHPACYKDVAFWLPSATSTASAAGGTVPFHENDVMEIVREIGGDLVEDVTLIDEFTHPKKRRTSMCYRINYRSLERTLTNEKTNDLHEKVRERLVKQLGVELR comes from the coding sequence ATGCGATTGTTGGCCACGGGCCGTGCCCTTCGTGCTAGCAGTGGCAGATGGTCCATTGCGGCCCCTCGTCACAGCATACTGCCGTTGGTACATCGTCCAGAGAACTGGCTAACCCCACGGAGGGGCTGGAGCTCTACAGTTGCTCGCAGGACGGAGGAAAATGCAGACGCCGCCATGATCGCCGGATTGAACCACGGAAAAAAGCAGAATCAGCAAAAGGATGCCCTCACGATCGAAGGACAGTCGTACAAGACAGACGAGTGGACGAACGCGCGAGAAACGATTCTGTCCCACGTTGGCCGCCAACTTTATCTTGACGAGAACCACCCTCTTGCCATTACACGGAAACTCATTGAGAGTCAATTCCCCAATCCTATCTACGGTAACTATGCCGAAACGAACCCGGTTGTCTCGACGAAGGACAACTTCGATATCCTAGGCTTCCCTTCGGATCATCCCGGCCGCAGCCGCACCGATACCTACTACATCAACGAAACGACCCTTCTGAGAACACATACCAGTGCGCATCAGCAAGCATATTTCCAGCAGATTAACCGCAATGAGAGCACTCGTCCGGAGGAGCGTGGGTATACTGTGGTTGCGGATGTGTATCGGAGAGATGCGATTGATCGCAGCCACTACCCCGTGTTCCACCAGATGGAGGGTGCTATGCTTTGGAAACGTCCTGATCAGGAGTCGTTGAATCGTTCAAGTGAGACAGCTGCAGCTATCATGGAGGATCTCAAGCGCATCCCCACGCACGATGTCGTTGTCGAGGACCCCAACCCCACTGTCCATGCTGAACGGAATCCCCTCCAAGCGGAACACCACACTCAAGAGGAGGTGGAGGCCATTGCTGCGCATCTCAAACGGTCGTTGGAGAAGATGGTCATCAAGATCTTCACCGAGGCCAGCAAGGCAGCAGCTGCCCATGCAGGTGGTGCCGCTGAGACGGAGCCGTTGAAGGTCCGGTGGGTGGAGGCATATTTCCCATTCACCAGCCCATCTTGGGAGCTAGAAGTCTTCTGGCAGGGTGACTGGCTCGAGATCCTAGGTTGCGGAGTTATCAAGCAGGACCTCCTGATCAACTCAGACGTACCCAACCGCGTCGGATGGGCGTTTGGTCTTGGCCTAGAGCGTATCGCCATGCTCCTTTTCAACATTCCTGACATCCGTCTCTTCTGGTCCCGCGATCCACGATTCCTCTCCCAGTTCAAAGAAGGCAAAATCACCCGCTTCGAGCCTTTTTCCAAGCACCCAGCATGCTACAAAGACGTTGCCTTCTGGCTTCCCTCTGCCACATCGACTGCATCAGCAGCGGGTGGCACCGTCCCATTCCACGAGAACGATGTCATGGAAATCGTCCGTGAAATTGGCGGTGATCTGGTCGAAGACGTTACGCTCATCGACGAGTTTACGCACCCTAAGAAGCGCAGAACGAGCATGTGCTACCGCATCAATTACCGGAGTCTGGAGCGCACGCTGACGAATGAAAAAACTAATGATTTGCATGAGAAAGTGCGGGAGAGGCTGGTTAAGCAGCTTGGGGTTGAACTGCGGTGA
- the DIC1_1 gene encoding mitochondrial dicarboxylate transporter (COG:C;~EggNog:ENOG410PGRA;~InterPro:IPR023395;~antiSMASH:Cluster_4.5) — MATSAKSEVSQSVRAPAAGKVHYPFWFGGSASCFAAGVTHPLDLVKVYIA, encoded by the exons ATGGCTACCAGCGCAAAGTCGGAGGTTTCGCAGTCCGTCAGGGCTCCGGCTGCTGGAAAGGTGCATTATCCTTTCTGGTTTGGGGGTTCTGCCTCGTGCTTCGCTGCGGGTGTCACTCACCCGTTAGATCTTG TGAAGGTATACATTGCCTAA